Part of the Silurus meridionalis isolate SWU-2019-XX chromosome 29, ASM1480568v1, whole genome shotgun sequence genome, aagaaggaaatgaggatcaagaaaaagaaaaaaaaaaagaagaaactgaagatgttgaaaataaaatgaataagaggaacaaaatgaagaagaagaagaagaagaagaagataaagatgaatgaaaatgaagataaaatgcgacaaaaagaaagaaaaataggaagaagaggaaagaaatgtagaaaaggaaaaacaagaggGTAAAGaaattgaagaagaagaagaagaagaagaagaagaggaacaataggaaagaaattaagaaaaggaaaaaagataaagaagagaaagaagaagaaggaggagaagaagaagaagaagacgtaGTAGAGGGGAAGAATAgtacagaaacaaagaaaaggaaaaaaatcaatataaagaagaagaggaagaaaaagaagataaaaggaatgaaaatgaagaagatgaagaaaatgagaaaaataataaagaagaatAGGAAGAAGTGGAAGTAaatgaagaggaagagaaagaagaagaaaacaaagaagGGGATGAAAAGGAAGAAGATCAAATGCAAAAGCAGACGAGGAAAAtgaagaagataaagaagaggaggaggaggaagaagaaaacgATGAagaagaaggggaggaggagaaagaaaatgaagaaaaggatGAATAGAGGAGGAAGAATTAGAAGGAAAGActggaaggaagaagaagactatTGAAATGGGTTTAATCCAAACCCTCGACAACACGGGAAACAAATAAAGTGTTCATATACACAAACAGTCGTCATGACAATTCATTCCCAGAAGCTCCACCCACATCACAGACACCATTGTACATTGTACTATTGGGTCGCCATGCCAACGCACAAACCGATACTAGTCACTGGTGTCACTAGTAACAAACTATAACTGGAATTTGATGATCATCAGCACTGTTTTAAATTcccaataaaaatgttttaatgaatgaattactCATTAATGAAGGAATTTCATTACAGTCTCAACTGTTATATTCCGTTGCCAGAAAGTCAAAATATTGCAAGAACAACTTACTCAATGATGCCAATTTTTTCTCCATTTGGCTCCACACATGCATTAATATTTGTGTCTTGATCTTGAGCCAGAAGCCAACAGGGGAACATGGTTCTTTATTAGAACCTAAAAAATGGCTACTTACTTCCTCCTAGACTTAATTGGCTGACTTGTTTTGATCATCATTGTTATGTTTGTTGAGAAATGATCTCCAAGAAACTTTGAGATCTTCCaggaacaaatgtatttataattagGTCACATGCAGGTTCACGCCCGATCATGTGATTTATGATAGTAAATGGTTGCGCCAGAGGTAATTTCAGGTGTTCGGAGTGATAGAAAGGGTGAATAGTCACAAACACATAGTCAATTATTTCCCTTtaatttaatatgtatttaatataaaatcttGATGTGGTATAAAACTAAAGAATTTACTGAtttccagatgtgtgtgtgtgttaaaaagcTTATTGTCAGAAAAGCCAGATATGAAAAAAGgatttctttattcattctcttcacacacacacatatatatatatataaaatgtacatatttacactttttttttgtctttcacaAACAGTATTTCGTGGTTTAACCCCGAGGCCGTGTCACGAAATACAGAATTCACAGTGCGATATGAACTTTGTGCACCCGTGTCGCCGcgtcgtttttttttacaacctcGCGTTGTTCCGAGCCGGGGCGCTTGGCCTCGGAGCTAACTTACAGTACGACTTCCCGCAACACACAGAGGGGGGAGGAAACATTAGAGCCTCCAAAAATAGGTTCTACCCTTTTAGCAGAGCTATTGTGGGTCTCTTAGTCACCTTGGATtacgataaaaaaaacaacaaaaacaacaactaaaaaaaacccccacatgTAGTCATAATCCGCTTCCCTGTCAAGACTCCACACGACTTTGTCTgttgtgctgaagtcattcaagTAATGTTGCATTTGCGAACAATATGGATACGTCCTTCAGTGTCCTTCAAAAGTCTTGAAAAGACTGTGCAGAATAAATGTGCTTACTGGCTGCAGTTTAACATAACATCACATAACGTAAAGCTTGGGTcaattaaatatgatttttttttaaatcctgtatGGGTGACCTCATCTCAAAGGTCAGAGACTGGCCTTGTTATTTTGTATTTCACTCCTTTGGAGAGTTGTGATGTCACAATTTCGACGTAGATCCTCAAATCTGTGCTCTTTATTTTGCGCCGCTGTTCTTAGCTACTCTTCAGGCTTATGTTTCCTCCCCACTTTGCTCATTTACTTTGAAACGTTAGTCCTCAGGACTCGGAGGAGGTGATCAGCGCCTTGTATTTTCCGCTCACTTCAACATAATAAAGCACCAAAATACCGGACGAGGGCATGCGCTTTAAAAGGGACCGTAAATAATTGTTTAGTATTAAAGCCTCCCTAAGGGCATGTCGAAATTTTGGCCCAAGACTAAAAACCCGTAAGAGCGCATCTTTATCTCGAAGCCAAAGCGATGGCGAGATCTCATCAGCTACTCGTGCCTTTTCTAAATTAAACAACCAGAGTTCAATTTCAACCgtcggaaaaaaaaagagctgctCGATTAAAGAAACCTTCAAATGTTGTTCCTAATCAGAGCCTTTCAGAGAGCAAGAGAGCAGGAGCTTTTGTCAGCAGAAGAGATGCTCGTTCAGCTCCATGTGCACCTGAGGCACCCTCTGCTCTGCCGAGCCCACATCGTGTTCGTCGACGTCGTGTTCGTTGGCGCCGTGGAACCATGGGTGGAGGAGAACGTCGGCGGCGCTCAGCCTCTCACTGGGCTCCCTGCGCAGGAGGCTCCGCATGAGGCAGCGTGCCCGGGCTGAGAGGCCCTCGGGCAGGCTGTAGGCACCACGCCGTATCATGGAGAACAGTGTAGCTGGGTCTGAGTCATGGAACGGGTAGCGGCCTGCCAGCATTGTGTAAAGCATGACGCCTAGGCTCCAGGCGTCCGCTCGCTTTCCTGAGTAACTGCCTCCACCGCTCAGGATTTCAGGGCTGACATAAGCAGGGCAGCCGTGCGTGTCCGAAACCGAATCGTCCTCACCAGGCAGGATCTTACAGTCCTCCAGGCCTCCCAGCTTTAAATGAGACCTGTAATAAAACCAATGCAGGTTATTATTAGTGTAGTACTTTTAATATCCCATTCTAACATCCTACCATGGCAAGTGACTGGAAAAAGAATCCATAGAGTTTAAAAGTGCAGTCAACATGACTCAGGAGTTTCTCCTGAGGACCCACTAGAGAGCACTTAGTCAATCCTGCACCAGGAGTTTGTAGCCATCAGCAACAAGTTACATTTCCCAAAATATAtgcaaactaaataaaacattaaacttcCTGCCGAGATTATTAGCATCCATTTAGAACACATAATACGTCCATTCCGAATAACAAATTCCCGGTCGCTCTTTTCACTACAGCATAGGTTCACTGTTTGACCTCTATTTGACTTTGTCTACACTACCTCATCACACAAACCCGTTATCCTGTAAACCCGTTATCCCATATAGTTTATTTTTCAGCACTTTGGTAACGGACAGCAGATCTATTATTAGACATGTGGTGGCTCTGTAGCTAAAGCTTtagttatatatatgtatatatatggaGTCTATATTCACATACGTATACATGTgcttcttcaccaaactgttcccaggcacacaattgtgcagGATTGTGCATGGGTTGGAcgttgtggaagatctccagctttAGAGCTTTAAACCCTGTTAAACAGCTTTAGAATGATTTTTAAAGGTCCCTGACTTTTCTAACTGGTAAAAGAATctacacaaatgtccacaagcatgccccaaaatctaatctaaatctaaaggaacatcttcctagaagagtgatTACAaccatattttagattttgtgtAACTGTGTTTAAATCAAGGCACCCTGGAACACACCGTTCTCTCAGCAGCCCGAGAAGCAGAACAAGTGCAGGGCAAATCATTGTGCAATTATGGCCTTCTGTTAAACAAAGATGTGCACAACAGCATGCGGAGTGAACATCTcgctctgtcacacacacacacacacacacacacacacacacacacacacacacacacacacacacacacacacagggtctcATCAACGCTTAACGATGCTCGGCCCTATTTCCAGTAGCAGAGGCTGGGTTTGATGATTTGTGTCTGCGTTGTAAACGTGTGTATTCGCTCTCCCGCCTGGTGAAAGCCGAGCTGCAGAGCAGTGAATTATGTTTCATCACCGACTGTCAGACGTGCAGTCTGAGGGGTTTGCAGATGACACGAGAGCATAGCGCCAGAGAGGTGGAGAGAGTGACTCAtagctctctctttctgtgtgtgtgtgtgtgtgtgtgtgtgtgtgtgaggcagagaACTGACTGTACAGAACTAACACTGCTGTGTCCTCGGTGCATGCTGCAGCTGGGGCTGTGCTCTCAGCATACATCTGCCTGGGTTTAATTACCTGAGGATATCTGCTGCCAGATCAGTGACGCAGGAACAGCTGGTGTCTTTCTAAGATGCATTCCAAGATGTTGTGTAtgcatgcatatgtgtgtgtgtgtgtgtgaggggtcaTTTCGGTCATCGCCAATTTCAACCTTTCCTGCCTGCTCTTATCACATCTATTTGCTGAGCTACTTGAGGTATGCCAATGTGCATCGCACGTGAACTTTATCAggagataagaaaaaaaaagtacaaccaGGTTCCCCAGGTGAAGTAAAGATCCCTCAACAAATGGAACGAGGATCCTTCAGGATCCTGAGTCGCAGATTCTCCTGCTCTTCCTTCTCCTCATCTCCTCTTTGGAACAAAGTAATGACCTATGAATCACGTATCTAAACCTGGTGACGATGGCAGGCGTGACCATTTCTGATTTCTCTGACCGATTTAAAAGGGCTGTGCCTCAAAAAAGTATGTAGGGAATCTGAATTAGTTTTAACTGCAGCTTTAGTGGAGCATCACTGGTGTAGACGTTTCTACGTGTCTACACGTACATGTTTAAACAAATGAGCATTTCAATGGAATTTCCAGGAACAACACTTATTGTTCTGTTTcgttcgttttttttatttttattggattAGTGTGTGCTGTATAACATCAGGTGTTTTTTCTTATTCCTCCTTTTGTTCTGCATTCCATTCCCACTCGTCTGGTGATTTGTTTCAAATTTGTTTGAGGTTCCTGCAATTAATCGGTTCAGGCAAATCGGATGAATTTGACATATCGGACCATTTTTGGTGTTTTGTGTGCTGACTTCGGGAAGATTCACGTTCCCCGGCGTGAGTCACCGTTCCGATTTGTTTGCACGCTTCCTGTTCTGTAGAAATGTGAGTAAAGCGATCTGCCCGAGAGACTCGGAAGAAGCACCTGAGGCGTGTGACAGAGGGAAGTGAGAGGTGAGTGAAAACAGAACTGACACTATTCTGAATAACAGATCCCACCTGGCCCACCTTGCAGctttccctcacacacacacacacacacacacacacacacacagagtctctCGAACACCGCTCACCGATTCTCATCCGCAAACATGAACTTGCGAAGCTTCAGGTCTCCCAGCACTATGCCGTTCTGGTGGCAGTGCGCCACTGCGGATGCGATCTGATAAAAAAGCTTAGAGGCCTGCTTTTCACTCAGACGCTTGCAGCTCTTCACAAACGTGTGCATGTCGCCGTAATCCTTTTCCTGGAACACGTACGCTTTGCGTTCCCCGAGGATAATGTCTTTGATCCGGCCGATATTCCTGTGTCTGGGAAGCACGCTGTAGGCTCGGATCTTCTCTTGGTACTGGCCCAGGTCGAACACCTGCAGGATAcagaacaaagtttttttttgtgcttgctGATTGAAGCGTCTCtaaatttggttaaaaaaaggtaaaaaggtggtttatatttgtcacatgtacattacagcagagtgaaatcgttactttgcatatcccagcaatgcaCTAAAGCACAGAGcattgagggccttgctcaggggcccaacagtgacagcttggtaatagtggggcttgaacccaaaaccttctgatcagtaacccagagtcttaaaCCACTGAGTTACAACTTCTCCCTAATGCTTTCACATTTTGCTTGTAATAAAGCTGGGGTCTGACCAGATATGGATGGAGCAGATACGgataagtgccttgctcaagggcccaacagcgGCATCTTTTCAGtactggggctcgaacccaTGACCTTATGATCAGAAACCAATGAGTTACAACTTCCCCCCCAATGCTTTGGCATTTTGCTCGTTAgtaagctggggtcagagcggtGGTACGG contains:
- the trib1 gene encoding tribbles homolog 1 — its product is MLVRRSSPVACPRAPRRRHKRVDSDETAAKSPRLNECAGGDTAFSLATSPVPARSGSAAPACANAAAGPSRIGQFLLLPSADTSAAHNAWDMDTGEELVCKVFDLGQYQEKIRAYSVLPRHRNIGRIKDIILGERKAYVFQEKDYGDMHTFVKSCKRLSEKQASKLFYQIASAVAHCHQNGIVLGDLKLRKFMFADENRSHLKLGGLEDCKILPGEDDSVSDTHGCPAYVSPEILSGGGSYSGKRADAWSLGVMLYTMLAGRYPFHDSDPATLFSMIRRGAYSLPEGLSARARCLMRSLLRREPSERLSAADVLLHPWFHGANEHDVDEHDVGSAEQRVPQVHMELNEHLFC